The genomic interval AGGTGAATTGACTGGTCGCTGAGGTCGCGCGAAACCAGCTGGCTACCGGTGATGGCGGCGAGTAGCACCAGCTGGATGCGAATGCCGCCACCCGCTAGGTCACCGTAAAGCCGCAGGTGGATTTCCTGCGGCGTGAAGAACCCCTGCGGCATCACTATCAGCGCAATCAGCAAGGTCTGCGCCCACGCGAGGCCAATCACCAGTAGCACCCAGCGGTTGCGCACCAGTCGCTCGAATTCGCGCCAGCCCATGCCCCAGACAATGGTGCGCCGGTCGGCCAGCGCAGCAGTGTAGCGGCGGTAGCGCTCCATCACGCGCGCCTCGCTCACTTGACCACCTCGAGGTAAAGGTCCTCAAGCGCCCGCGTCGCGCGCTCCATCTGCAGCAGTGGCGCGCCGCTCTCCCCCGCGGCAGCCAGAATGGTGTCGAAGGTCTCGTCGCCGCGGAAGCCGACGCGCAGCGCCGGGCCGTGCTCCTGCCACTCCAGCTTGCGCTTGTCGAGGGCGGCGCAGAAGGCGGTGCGCGGTTCGCCGACACGTACCTCGACCCAGTCTTCGAACCGGGCGAGCAGCGACTCGACTTGCTCTACCATCTGGAGGCGGCCCTGCGAGACGATGATGACATGGTCGCAAACCTGCTCGACGTCGTGCAGGATGTGGGTTGAGAGCAGCACGTTGGAGTGCCCCAGCTCGGTCAGCGTGCGAATCGTGCGCAGCATCTCGCGCCGCGCCTGCGGGTCCAAGCCGGATGTGGGCTCGTCGAGGATAACCAGCTCGGGGCCGTGCACAAGGCCCTGCGCCAGCTTCACCTTCTGCCGCATCCCGCCGCTGTATTCCGAGATGGGACGATATTTCTCCTCGCCCATGCGCAGGTGGTTGAGCACTTCGTGCGTGCGCTGGATGGCCGCCTGCCGAGCCATGCCGGAAACCTGCGCCATCTCGACCACGAACTCAACGCCGGTAAGCCGGTCGGGCAGGCAGTCGTGCTCCGGCATGTAGCCGATGCGCTGCCGCAACTCGGGACCGGCGGTGGCGACGCTTTCGCCCAGTACCGTAACCGAGCCACCGCTCGGCGCGAAGATGCCGAGCGCCAGTTTGATGAACGTGCTTTTGCCGGCGCCGTTGGGGCCAAGCAGCCCCACGCGGCCTTCGGGAACCTTGACCGAGAGGCCGGCCAGTGCGGTCACCGCGCCGAACTGCTTGACAAGCCTGCGCGCCTCAATCACGGTCGCTCACCAAGCGGGGGGATATTGAACTAACGCAGCGTCGCCTCGACCGCTTCCGCAACCGCGGCTGCGTGCGCGTCACACTCGCCCAGCAGCGTCTCGAGCGCCACGCTGGTCTCGCGGCAGAACGCCTCGTCGGGGATTTCCTTCAGGTTGATGCGCACGTTGTAGCCCGCGGCACGGGCGCCAGCGTGCGCCAGCAGCGCCCCGGAGCCGACGTCGCTCGCCATCGCGGCGTCCATCAGCGGCGCCATCTCGCCGCAGACCGCGAGCGCGTCGCGGCACTGCCCGACGGTCGCCAGCGGCACCGCCGTCGCGTCGCGGTAGCCGGCCTCGAGCGCAGCGTCGCGCGTAGCGCGTTGCTCGTCGCTATCCTTCGGCATGCGCATCGCCGCAATTACGCCGTCGAAGGCGCTGGTGTCTGCGTCGACGCCCGCGACGAGCGCCTCTTTCACCGCTTGCCCGCGCTCGGCGATGCCGGCCAGCGCATCGTAGTTCGCCGCCTGCGTCCCTTTCGTGGCGGAAAGGTTGGCGACCATCGTCCCGAGCGCAGCGCCCAGCGCGCCGGCAAGCGCCGCGACCGAGCCGCCGCCGGGGGCGGGCGAGTCGCGCGAAACCTCGTCGACGAAGTCGTAGGTGACGCGGTTGACCAGCTCGCCTTCCTGCTTCGGCATCCCCAGCACCTTGCTGGCGGGGTTAAAATCAGCGACGTCGCGCAGGCCGAGCGACTGGATTGCCGCCGCGGCAAGGTCGGGAACCGGCAACCCGGGCGATTTCCCCATCCGCCGCAGGTAGTGGACGGCGGCCTGCCGCAGCACTTCCCACGGCACCAGACCCACGATTTCGGAGCCCGTGACGCGGATGCCGCGTTTTCGCGCCTCCTCGCAGGCGGCGTCGAAGACCTCGTGCAGCGGCGTGGTGCGGAAGTTCGTGACGTTGAAGCTGAGCTGCGCACAGCCGTATTCGGGGATTTCCCAGCCGATGCCCTTCAGGTTCGTGAAGCGGCCGTCTTTGTAGACTGGCTTGCCGACCAGCGCGCGGGGGTCGAGCCCGCGCGCGCAGTATGCTTCGGTCAGGTCGCCGCCGTGCACCTCGGCGTAGTGCGCCGCGAGCGCATCGAAATCGGCGCCCGTGAAGTCGCAGTTGCCGCACGGGAACTCCCCGTTGGCGAAATGGACGACGTCGCCCTTGTAGTAGAACGCGTCGGGCGACCCGCTGCGTTTCCAGCGACCGCGCTCGCGCAGCTCGTAGGCGAGCTCGTTGGCGTAGGTACGGTCGCGCGTGTTCAGGTTGATGTTCCACGCAATCAGGAACTCGCGCGCCCCGACGGCGGTCGCGCCGCTGCGCGCGTTGAACTTCGCGGGGCCGGCGTCGGGCGCCCCCCCATCGAGCCGCTCCGCAAGCCCCTCATACTCGCCGGCGCGGACGCGCGCCAAGTTGCGGAACTCGGACGACCGCGCCGCCTCTTCATAGAACCAGACCGGGATGCCCAGCTCGGCGCCGATGCGCTCGCCGGTCGTGTGCGCAATAGCGATGCAGTCGTCCATGTTCACGCCGCTGACCGGCACGAACGGTAGCACGTCGGTGGCGCCCATGCGGGGGTGCGCGCCGGCGTGGGCACGCATGTCAATCAGCTCGGCCGCGCGGGCGACGCCGGCGAACGCCGCGTCGCCGACGCTCGCGGGGGGCGCTACGAAGGTCACGACCGTGCGGTTGGTCTCGCCGCCCATGTCGATGTCGAGCACCTCCGCCCCCTCGACCGATGTGATGGCGGCGGCGATGGCGTCAATCACCTTGCGGTCGCGCCCTTCCGAGAAGTTGGGCACGCACTCGACCAATCCGCTCACACCGGGCGACGATTAGGGATGTTAATAGGATTATAGCTGAATCTTCTTTTCCATCTTCGGTTATTATGTGTCGTTGTTTCTGTAAAGGCTTTTATAACTAAGATAGTTCAAGCGGCAAGTGGACCGACACGACCTGCAGTATGGCGACAACACCCAGGTTCTGGCCCCTCAGAAGGATAAACTTGTCGCAGGGATATTGGGAATTGTTATAGGTGGTTTAGGGATTCACAGGTTTTACTTGGGTTATATAGGGATTGGGATAGCCCAGATTTTAGTCACCTTGATTACATTTGGAGTGGGGGCTATCTGGGGTTTAATCGAAGGAATCCTGATTTTAGTCCAAGACGACTGGACTGACGCGCAGGGCAGGCCTTTGAAGGGCAATGAAGCGACAAATTATCTATCGAACCCTTCCGCGCAGTTTGCGAGTCAACAACAATCAGGCGACAGGGTTTCCCAACTCAAGGAATTGAGTGAACTGAAAAAATCGGGCCTGCTCACCGAAGATGAATTTGCGCGCGAAAAGCAAAAAATTTTGAGATAATTAATTAACGTTGCAGGCACCCCCCTCTAAATTTTAACAAGTAGACCAGCAGCCGGTGGTCGTCGCCCCGCGACGGCCACTCAGGCTGCGCTTGGCCACGCAGCGAGTCCTGCGAGCGGAGTCGGCCAGCACGCTCACGGTTGAAGACCTGCGGGGGGATTTAGAGTTAGTCACGCCGCCGGGGACGCGCGCCTGCCTTGCCGCTGCCGGTTTCCGGCTTCCGCTGCCGGCGCCTCCGCCGGCGCACCCGCTTCACAGGCTGCGCCTGCGAAAGCCCGCCAAAGTCCGTCCAGTCCGAACCGCGCTGCGCGCAATCCGGCTCCTCGCTCCAGTCGCTTGCCATTTTTTGTTTCCTCCCTCTAATGGGGTTCCGCCGCCCGGCCATGTCTGATATATATAGCTATCGTCGGAAAACATGGACGAGTGGGGTGGCCAGCAGCCGGTGGTCGTCGCCCTGCGACGGCCACCCAGGCTGCGCTCGGCCACGGAGCGATTTACCCTGCAAATCGCACAGTGGCCAGATGATGGGAATAAGCCCCTTTCTGTTCACCCCGCGCAATTACTCGCGCGAGGTTGGCGGCATTCAGCTTTGCGTCCTACCTGGCGCTCCCGGGCCGGTCGTCGCGCCTGCTTGGACTTGCTCCGGCAGGGGTGGCCGTTTCACCAAATCCGCCGGCGACGTCACGCCCGAGGCGCTCATCCCGTTAACCGGCGGCTGTGCCGTTTCTGCTCCATTGCCGACCCTCGCGGGCCCCCGAAGGCTGCCTTGCCCTTGGAGAGGGGACTTTCCTCAGCCCGAAGGCCGTAAGCCGCCCTCCATCTCCTGGCCGGGCCAATTGTGTTTGGCGGTGATTTAAGCCCTCGCTCGCCGATAATCCTTATTACATCCACACCTCCGGAGCGCGATGACTCCTCCAAGTCGGGCCGCCGCCGGGAGCGGTGGCGGCGAAAAGTCGCGGCCCGGCGACCTCGAGGCGGAGCGGGCGCGCTGGGAGCGCGAGACGCTCGCGCCGGCGCTGGAGCGGCACCCCGAACGGCGGCCGCGTTTCATCACTACCTCGGGGCAGGAGGTGGGGCGGCTCTATACCGCGCTCGATACGGCGCACCTCGACTACGACCGCGACATCGGCTTCCCGGGCGAGTATCCCTACACCCGCGGCATCCACGCCACGATGCATCGCGGCCGGCTCTGGACGATGCGCATGTTCGCCGGCTTCGGTTCGGCGCGCGAGACCAATGCGCGGTTCAAGTATCTCCTTTCGCAGGGGCAGACCGGGTTGAGCACCGCCTTCGACCTGCCGACGCTCTACGGCTACGACTCCGACTCGCCCACCGCGGCGGGGGAGTTCGGCGAGTGCGGGGTGGGCGTCTCGTCGCTGGAGGACATGGCGCAGCTGTTCGACGGGATTCCGCTCGACAAAGTCACGACGTCGATGACCATCAACTCCCCCGCGGCGATTATCTGGGCGATGTACATCGCCAACGCCGAGAACAACGGCGTCCCGCGCGCGAAGCTGGGCGGCACCATCCAGAACGACATCCTGAAGGAGTTCATCGCGCAGAAGGAGTATCTCTATCCGCCGCTGCCGTCGCTGCGGCTGGTGACCGACACGGTCGAGTTCGGCACTCGCGAGATGCCGAAGTGGAACACCATCTCGATTTCGGGCTACCACATCCGCGAGGCTGGCTCCACCGCGGCGCAGGAGCTGGCGTTCACGCTCGCCGACGGCTTTGCGTATGTCGACGATGCAGTTGCGCGCGGGCTGGGCGTCGACGAGTTCGCGCCGCGGCTCTCGTTCTTCTTTAACGCGCACAACGACTTCTTCGAGGAGATTGCCAAGTATCGCGCTGCGCGCCGCATCTGGGCGCGCGAGATGCGCGAGAAGTATGGCGCGCAGGACCCGCGCTCGTGGAAGCTGCGGTTCCACACGCAGACCGCCGGCTGCTCGCTGACGGCGCAGCAGCCTGAAGTCAACATAGTGCGCGTCGCCATCCAGGCGCTCGCGGGCGTGATGGGCGGCACGCAGAGCCTGCACACCGACGCGATGGACGAGGCGCTGGCGCTGCCGTCGGAGAAGGCGGCGCAGATTGCCCTGCGCACGCAGCAGGTAATCGCGCACGAGTCGGGCGCCGCCAACGTGGTCGACCCGCTCGGCGGCTCATACTATCTTGAGTGGCTCACCGACGACCTTGAGCGGCAGGCGCGCGACTACTTCGACCGCATTGATTCGCTCGGCGGCGTCATCCCCGCCATCGAGAAGGGCTGGTTCCAGAAGGAAATCGCCGCCGCCGCCTACGCCTACCAGCGCGAAATCGACTCCGGCGAGCGCAAGGTGGTCGGCGTCAACGCGCACACAGTCGATGAGCCCATCGAAATCCCCATCCTGGAGATTGACCCCAAGGGCTTCGAGCGGCAGTGCGCGCGGCTGGCGCGGCTGCGCAAGCGACGCGACCCCAGGAAGCACGAGGCGGCGCTGGACGCGGTCCGCAAGGCGGCCGAGGGCGACGACAACCTGATGCCGCACTTCATCACCGCGGTCCGCGCCGACGCGACGCTCGGGGAACTGTGCGAAGTGCTGCGCGGGGTCTTCGGCGAATACCGCGAGCCGTCGGAGTTCTGATGACCATCATCGCGCTGACCGGCATGCCCGCCGCCGGCAAGGGCGAGGTGGCGGCGGTCGCGCGGGAGCGCGGCTGGGCGGTGCACCGCATCGGTGACCTAGTGTGGGAGGAGACCGAGCGGCGCGGGCTCGAGCTGGCGCCCGCCAGCGTCGGCGCGGTCGCCAACGGCGAGCGCAAAGCTCTGGGCTACGGCATCTGGGCTTCGCGGTCGCTGGAGCGCATCGACGCGCTGCGCGCTGCCGGCAGCCACGTGCTGATTGACGGCATGCGCGGCGAAGAAGAGCTGGCGGTGTTTCGCGCCGCCTACGGTGACGCGCTCGTTACGGTCGCGGTCGTCGCGTCCGCCGAGGAGCGGCTGGCGCGGGTCCAGCAGCGCGGCCGCGTCGACGACGGCGACGCGGCCGCGTTTCACGCGCGTGACGAGCGCGAGCTAGGGTGGTCGCTGGCGGAGACGATTGCGGCGGCCGACGAGACGCTCGCCAACGAAGGGGAACTCGATGCGCTGCGCGCGGCGGCGGGGGAACTGCTGGCGCGACTCGAATCGCTTTAGCTGCGGTCGTAGACCGGCCGCTCGTCGAGATACCAGAATAGCCCGGCGAACCACCACGCAATCATGTCGAGCGACCCGACTAGGTTCTGCTGGCCGGTGCCGTTGGCGGTTGCCATCCAGTCGACCATTTCGGGCAGCGTGTCGCACGGCGCGTGGTAGCAGTCGTAGCCGCCGGTGATAGCGCCGAAGTCCAGCGAGACGACCCCGAGCCGGTCGGCGAAGCGCACGTAGTCGCTGCGGCCACGCTGCGACTCGTGGACCGAGATAGTTTCCGGATGGGGGTGGTCGTGGTCCTTCATCGCCGCGTAGCCTTCGCTGTAGTAGAGCTCGCGGCCGTTACGCAGCACCGGCGCGATGTCGTAGAAGGTGGAGCCAATCCACTCGGTGAGCGAAATCATCTCCCACTGCTCGTTGAGCTGGTCGTCGCTGTCGGGAATGATGTCGACGACCAGCGTGTATTCCCCGGGATAGTTCACCCCGGCGCTGTCGATGTTCAGGTAGTTGGTCACGGTTACCCCGGCCGGCAGGTTGTCAATCCAGCGATCGGCGCCGTCGTAACCGTTCTCTTCGTTCGACCAGAAGCAGACCGCGAGCGTGCGCCGGCTGTCGAACTGCGCCAGCGCGCCCGCCGCCGCGAGCGCCATCGCCACTCCCGCAGTGTTGTCGTGCGCGCCGATGTGGGTCCCGCCGCCCGGTGGGCTGCCCGGCTCCGCGAGGTCGAGGTGCGCCCCGAGCACCAGCCACTCATTGGGGTAGACCGTCCCCGTCCTGTAGCCGCAGACGTTGACCGCGTAGGGTGAGCTGGAGAACTCGTAGCGGTGAATCTGCCCGTCGAGCCCCATTGAGTCAAACTCGCCCTCCAGGAACGCCAGCGCCCGCTCATAAGCAGGATCGCGCGGGACCAGTGGCCCCCAGCGCTCGTTATAGCCGTCCTGCTCGTCCGTTACGAATTCCAGCCACTCATAGATGGAATAGCCGTCGACTAGCCCGGTGCTGTGGTTACCTCCCTGCTCCAGGGCAATACCGTCACGCATGGGACGCGAAACCGGGAACTGCAACGTCTCGATGCCGGCGGCGGTGAGCCTTTCCGGGACCAGCGCCGGCAGTTCACCGTCACCAGCTACGCGCAGCGCGCCGATGCCGTCGGCCATGCCTTCCGCGGGGCCGCCGCGGTCTATCCACTCGCGCCAGCTCTCATTGGTCGCGCGCAGCGGCCACGCATCGCGCCCCTGCTCGGCGACGAGGAACGTGGCCGTGGCGTGGCCGGGCGGCGCCAGCAGCATCACCTGCCGCGAGTCCCACGCCTGCGCGAAGTCAAGCACAGTGCCGTTCTGCACCAGCCCCGAGATGGAGTCGCGGACCGGGTAGGGCACTAGCAGGCTCAGCGGCTGGCGCGCGGTGAATTCGACCGGCTGGAAGGTGCCGCCGATCAGCTCGCCCGGCGCCATGCTCACGGAAGCGGCGAGCGACGGCTGCGCCGGTTCGCCGCTGTCGAGGCAGCCGGCGAATGCCGGGAGCAATAGCAGCAGCGCCAGCGCGGGGGTGAAGCGTGGCGTTGCCGGGCTGCTTTTGGGAATCATGTCGCGTCGTCACGCACAGTTAGCGCCACTTATGCTATTTCCTGCGTCACGACTAGCAGGAACAGGAACACCATCGGCAGCAGGTGGAACATGAGGCCGATGCCGACGTTGACCAGCATCCAGCGCCGCGCGTA from Candidatus Poseidoniia archaeon carries:
- a CDS encoding AAA family ATPase — encoded protein: MTIIALTGMPAAGKGEVAAVARERGWAVHRIGDLVWEETERRGLELAPASVGAVANGERKALGYGIWASRSLERIDALRAAGSHVLIDGMRGEEELAVFRAAYGDALVTVAVVASAEERLARVQQRGRVDDGDAAAFHARDERELGWSLAETIAAADETLANEGELDALRAAAGELLARLESL
- a CDS encoding methylmalonyl-CoA mutase family protein; the encoded protein is MTPPSRAAAGSGGGEKSRPGDLEAERARWERETLAPALERHPERRPRFITTSGQEVGRLYTALDTAHLDYDRDIGFPGEYPYTRGIHATMHRGRLWTMRMFAGFGSARETNARFKYLLSQGQTGLSTAFDLPTLYGYDSDSPTAAGEFGECGVGVSSLEDMAQLFDGIPLDKVTTSMTINSPAAIIWAMYIANAENNGVPRAKLGGTIQNDILKEFIAQKEYLYPPLPSLRLVTDTVEFGTREMPKWNTISISGYHIREAGSTAAQELAFTLADGFAYVDDAVARGLGVDEFAPRLSFFFNAHNDFFEEIAKYRAARRIWAREMREKYGAQDPRSWKLRFHTQTAGCSLTAQQPEVNIVRVAIQALAGVMGGTQSLHTDAMDEALALPSEKAAQIALRTQQVIAHESGAANVVDPLGGSYYLEWLTDDLERQARDYFDRIDSLGGVIPAIEKGWFQKEIAAAAYAYQREIDSGERKVVGVNAHTVDEPIEIPILEIDPKGFERQCARLARLRKRRDPRKHEAALDAVRKAAEGDDNLMPHFITAVRADATLGELCEVLRGVFGEYREPSEF
- a CDS encoding M20/M25/M40 family metallo-hydrolase; translated protein: MIPKSSPATPRFTPALALLLLLPAFAGCLDSGEPAQPSLAASVSMAPGELIGGTFQPVEFTARQPLSLLVPYPVRDSISGLVQNGTVLDFAQAWDSRQVMLLAPPGHATATFLVAEQGRDAWPLRATNESWREWIDRGGPAEGMADGIGALRVAGDGELPALVPERLTAAGIETLQFPVSRPMRDGIALEQGGNHSTGLVDGYSIYEWLEFVTDEQDGYNERWGPLVPRDPAYERALAFLEGEFDSMGLDGQIHRYEFSSSPYAVNVCGYRTGTVYPNEWLVLGAHLDLAEPGSPPGGGTHIGAHDNTAGVAMALAAAGALAQFDSRRTLAVCFWSNEENGYDGADRWIDNLPAGVTVTNYLNIDSAGVNYPGEYTLVVDIIPDSDDQLNEQWEMISLTEWIGSTFYDIAPVLRNGRELYYSEGYAAMKDHDHPHPETISVHESQRGRSDYVRFADRLGVVSLDFGAITGGYDCYHAPCDTLPEMVDWMATANGTGQQNLVGSLDMIAWWFAGLFWYLDERPVYDRS
- a CDS encoding ABC transporter ATP-binding protein, producing the protein MIEARRLVKQFGAVTALAGLSVKVPEGRVGLLGPNGAGKSTFIKLALGIFAPSGGSVTVLGESVATAGPELRQRIGYMPEHDCLPDRLTGVEFVVEMAQVSGMARQAAIQRTHEVLNHLRMGEEKYRPISEYSGGMRQKVKLAQGLVHGPELVILDEPTSGLDPQARREMLRTIRTLTELGHSNVLLSTHILHDVEQVCDHVIIVSQGRLQMVEQVESLLARFEDWVEVRVGEPRTAFCAALDKRKLEWQEHGPALRVGFRGDETFDTILAAAGESGAPLLQMERATRALEDLYLEVVK
- a CDS encoding NINE protein, producing the protein MDRHDLQYGDNTQVLAPQKDKLVAGILGIVIGGLGIHRFYLGYIGIGIAQILVTLITFGVGAIWGLIEGILILVQDDWTDAQGRPLKGNEATNYLSNPSAQFASQQQSGDRVSQLKELSELKKSGLLTEDEFAREKQKILR
- the ftcD gene encoding glutamate formimidoyltransferase, with product MSGLVECVPNFSEGRDRKVIDAIAAAITSVEGAEVLDIDMGGETNRTVVTFVAPPASVGDAAFAGVARAAELIDMRAHAGAHPRMGATDVLPFVPVSGVNMDDCIAIAHTTGERIGAELGIPVWFYEEAARSSEFRNLARVRAGEYEGLAERLDGGAPDAGPAKFNARSGATAVGAREFLIAWNINLNTRDRTYANELAYELRERGRWKRSGSPDAFYYKGDVVHFANGEFPCGNCDFTGADFDALAAHYAEVHGGDLTEAYCARGLDPRALVGKPVYKDGRFTNLKGIGWEIPEYGCAQLSFNVTNFRTTPLHEVFDAACEEARKRGIRVTGSEIVGLVPWEVLRQAAVHYLRRMGKSPGLPVPDLAAAAIQSLGLRDVADFNPASKVLGMPKQEGELVNRVTYDFVDEVSRDSPAPGGGSVAALAGALGAALGTMVANLSATKGTQAANYDALAGIAERGQAVKEALVAGVDADTSAFDGVIAAMRMPKDSDEQRATRDAALEAGYRDATAVPLATVGQCRDALAVCGEMAPLMDAAMASDVGSGALLAHAGARAAGYNVRINLKEIPDEAFCRETSVALETLLGECDAHAAAVAEAVEATLR